The following are encoded together in the Flavobacterium sp. TR2 genome:
- a CDS encoding transketolase family protein: MNKTIDQLSADNIRALAISMVEKANSGHPGGSMGGADFMHILYSEYLKYDPTEMNWIYRDRFFMDAGHLSALMYAQYYLLGNYEKTDLENFRQWGSVTPGHPEVDVKRGIENTSGPLGQGHVMGVGAAIAAKFLSEKFDNLFDHKIYGFITDGGIQEEISQGAGRIAGHLGLNNFIMFYDSNDVQLSSMTDEVTSENTAAKYESWGWKVITIDAHNHTQIRSALNAANAELKRPTLIIGRTIMGKGCVTSDGTLYEGQCELHGKPIGATKADFIKTLENLGADPKDSFAIYSSVEGHYKKVLEQKTKDAAERKSKILAWEKQNPESAKKIEQFFSGELPEMDFGSITQKANAATRDASAEVLGYLAEKVENMIVSSADLSNSDKTDGFLKKTSVMQKGDFSGAFLQAGVAELTMAAIANGMALHGGVIPVVATFFVFSDYMKPAMRLAAIQELPVKYVLTHDSFRVGEDGPTHQPIEQEAQIRLLEKIKNHSGRQSFLALRPADATETSVAWQMAVENKTTPTALILSRQNIQDLPYKDPKFATASQAKKGGYLIKENQNPDLTLIGNGSEVATLLEAASELEKTKQLKINVASIISEGVFRSQPKEYQESIIPKDGLVFGLTAGLPINLESLAGSRGIVYGLDHFGYSAPASVLDQKFGFTAENISNEIVKYLGIAQKTEFSV; encoded by the coding sequence ATGAATAAGACAATAGACCAATTATCAGCAGATAATATTAGAGCTTTAGCAATATCAATGGTTGAGAAAGCCAATTCTGGCCATCCTGGAGGATCAATGGGAGGAGCAGATTTTATGCACATTTTATATTCTGAATATCTGAAATATGATCCAACCGAAATGAACTGGATTTACAGAGACCGCTTTTTTATGGACGCTGGACATTTATCCGCTTTAATGTACGCTCAGTACTATCTTTTGGGAAATTATGAAAAAACAGATCTTGAAAACTTCAGACAATGGGGTTCTGTAACGCCTGGCCATCCTGAAGTTGATGTAAAGAGAGGTATTGAAAACACATCTGGTCCATTGGGACAAGGCCATGTTATGGGTGTTGGAGCTGCCATTGCCGCTAAATTCCTATCTGAAAAATTCGATAATCTATTCGATCACAAAATATATGGTTTTATAACAGACGGAGGTATTCAAGAAGAAATTTCGCAGGGAGCAGGAAGGATTGCAGGACATTTAGGATTAAACAATTTTATCATGTTTTATGATTCTAATGATGTGCAGTTATCTTCTATGACTGACGAAGTAACGAGTGAAAATACGGCCGCAAAATATGAATCTTGGGGATGGAAGGTCATCACTATTGACGCTCACAATCATACTCAAATACGCTCCGCATTAAACGCCGCAAATGCCGAATTAAAAAGACCTACGCTTATTATTGGAAGAACAATTATGGGAAAAGGCTGCGTTACTTCTGACGGAACACTATACGAAGGACAGTGCGAACTTCATGGCAAACCTATTGGAGCAACAAAAGCTGACTTTATAAAAACACTTGAAAACTTGGGCGCTGATCCAAAAGATTCTTTTGCCATTTACAGCAGCGTTGAAGGCCATTATAAAAAAGTTTTAGAACAAAAAACTAAGGATGCTGCAGAAAGGAAATCAAAAATTTTGGCTTGGGAAAAACAAAATCCTGAATCTGCTAAAAAGATAGAGCAGTTTTTCAGCGGAGAACTTCCTGAAATGGATTTCGGTTCTATAACTCAAAAAGCTAATGCAGCAACACGCGATGCTTCTGCGGAGGTTTTAGGCTATTTGGCTGAAAAAGTAGAAAACATGATTGTTTCTTCTGCAGATTTATCTAACAGCGATAAAACGGACGGTTTCTTGAAAAAGACTTCAGTAATGCAAAAAGGCGACTTTAGTGGAGCATTTCTTCAAGCTGGTGTTGCCGAACTTACAATGGCCGCAATTGCAAACGGAATGGCTTTACATGGCGGAGTAATTCCTGTTGTAGCCACTTTCTTTGTTTTTTCTGATTATATGAAACCAGCCATGCGTCTTGCTGCAATTCAGGAACTTCCTGTAAAATATGTATTGACGCATGATTCTTTTAGAGTTGGAGAAGACGGACCAACACATCAGCCAATTGAACAAGAAGCTCAGATCAGGCTTTTAGAAAAAATTAAAAACCATTCTGGCCGTCAAAGCTTTTTGGCACTGCGTCCAGCCGATGCGACTGAAACTTCGGTAGCTTGGCAAATGGCAGTTGAAAATAAAACAACTCCTACCGCATTAATCCTTTCAAGACAAAACATCCAAGATCTTCCGTACAAGGATCCAAAATTTGCAACTGCATCACAAGCTAAAAAAGGGGGATATCTAATTAAAGAAAACCAAAATCCAGATCTTACTTTGATCGGAAACGGATCTGAGGTTGCCACTCTTTTAGAAGCAGCCTCTGAATTGGAAAAAACAAAACAATTAAAAATAAATGTTGCTTCTATAATTTCTGAAGGCGTTTTCAGATCTCAACCAAAAGAATATCAAGAAAGTATTATTCCTAAAGATGGATTGGTTTTCGGTTTAACGGCAGGGCTTCCTATTAATCTTGAAAGTTTAGCAGGTTCTCGAGGAATTGTATATGGATTAGATCATTTTGGCTACTCAGCTCCAGCATCGGTTTTAGATCAAAAATTCGGCTTTACCGCTGAAAACATTAGCAATGAAATCGTAAAATATTTAGGAATAGCACAAAAAACCGAATTTTCAGTTTAA
- a CDS encoding SDR family NAD(P)-dependent oxidoreductase has product MSKKTAIVTGGNSGLGFATAKKLCDNGITTYIIGRSKEKTEDACKEIGENAIPVIFDLNDLKGIPAMIESITKNSPIDILVNNAGINMKKEIPEVTNEDFLSIIHTNLLSVFAVSREVIKNMKENGGGSIINISSMASQYGIPKVIAYSSSKGAIEAMTRAMAVELAQFGIRANCIAPGFIKTKMSSTALDNDPERKNKVLGRTPMGYLGEPSDIADAVYYFALSESKYTTGTVLPVDGGNSIGF; this is encoded by the coding sequence ATGAGTAAGAAAACGGCAATTGTAACGGGAGGAAATTCGGGATTAGGTTTTGCAACGGCAAAAAAACTTTGTGACAACGGAATCACAACTTATATAATTGGTAGATCGAAAGAAAAAACAGAAGACGCCTGTAAAGAAATTGGAGAAAATGCCATTCCTGTAATCTTTGATTTAAATGATTTGAAAGGAATTCCGGCAATGATTGAAAGCATTACCAAAAATAGTCCGATTGATATTTTGGTCAACAACGCTGGAATCAATATGAAAAAAGAAATTCCGGAGGTAACTAATGAAGATTTCCTTTCGATAATTCACACCAATTTATTGAGCGTTTTCGCCGTAAGCAGAGAAGTCATTAAAAACATGAAAGAAAACGGAGGCGGAAGCATCATTAATATCAGTTCGATGGCATCGCAATATGGAATTCCAAAAGTAATTGCGTATTCGTCAAGCAAAGGCGCTATTGAAGCGATGACGCGTGCTATGGCTGTTGAATTGGCTCAATTTGGTATTCGCGCGAACTGCATTGCTCCAGGATTCATTAAAACCAAAATGTCATCAACAGCACTTGATAACGATCCGGAAAGAAAAAATAAAGTATTGGGAAGAACGCCAATGGGCTATTTAGGTGAACCTTCAGACATTGCAGATGCGGTTTATTATTTTGCTTTAAGCGAATCAAAATATACTACAGGTACAGTTTTACCTGTTGATGGCGGAAATAGTATTGGGTTTTAA
- a CDS encoding alpha-glucuronidase family glycosyl hydrolase — MTSLRFVFLFLIISFSTVAQKDYKLWLQYNTVANSIVASEYKNNLKGIAVLGNSETIKIAEKELKTGFVDMLGSIPEIRKDAKGENNLIVGSQMNLSSEIKTELQADLNKINNEGFIIKSISLKNKKQIVITGKNDIAVLYGVFHFLRILQTNKSVKDLSIADSPKTNIRILNHWDNLDRTVERGYAGFSLWNWQKLPDFIDQRYIDYARANASIGINGTVLTNVNANALILTPQYLEKVEALANVFRPYGIKVYLTARFSAPIEIGNLKTADPKDPEVINWWKNKSAEIYKRIPDFGGFLVKANSEGQPGPQNYGRDHVDGANMLADAVAPFGGVIMWRAFVYSEHDANDRAKQAYAEFQPYDGKFKDNVIVQVKNGAIDFQPREPFHPLFGAMPKTPLMMEFQITQEYLGFSTHLVFLPKLFQEVLESDTYQKGKGSTVAKVIDGTLYPNKLTGIAGVANIGNDLNWTGHPFAQANWYGFGRLAWNPYLDSEDIAEEWLRSTFSNDENFIKPVKNIMIESREAVVNYMTPLGLHHIMDTGHHYGPGPWVSNLSRPEWNPTYYHKADKNGIGFDRSKSGTNAVSQYAPEVARLFDNLETCPEKDLLWFHHLSWDYKLKNGQTLWNGLALKYQEGVNQVREMQNVWDKTEKYIDSERFSEVKMLLEIQHKEAKWWRDACLLYFQQFSGKELPAGVEKPTQTLGYFKSLKFPFAPGNG, encoded by the coding sequence ATGACTTCATTAAGATTTGTTTTCCTGTTTCTTATTATTTCCTTTTCGACTGTAGCGCAAAAGGATTATAAATTGTGGCTTCAGTATAATACAGTTGCCAATTCAATAGTAGCTTCTGAATACAAGAACAATCTTAAAGGTATTGCAGTATTAGGAAATTCTGAAACCATTAAAATTGCTGAAAAAGAACTCAAAACTGGATTTGTGGATATGTTAGGAAGTATTCCTGAAATCAGAAAAGACGCAAAAGGAGAGAATAATCTAATTGTTGGCTCACAAATGAATTTAAGTTCCGAAATCAAAACAGAATTGCAAGCTGATTTGAATAAAATCAATAATGAAGGTTTTATTATCAAATCCATTTCACTTAAAAATAAAAAGCAAATAGTCATTACAGGAAAGAATGATATTGCTGTTTTGTATGGCGTTTTTCATTTCCTGAGAATATTGCAAACCAATAAATCGGTTAAAGATTTAAGTATTGCTGATTCTCCAAAAACAAATATCAGAATCTTAAATCATTGGGATAATCTTGACAGAACGGTAGAACGTGGTTATGCTGGATTTTCGTTATGGAACTGGCAGAAACTTCCAGATTTTATAGACCAGCGCTATATTGATTACGCTAGAGCGAATGCCTCAATTGGAATTAACGGAACGGTTTTAACCAATGTAAATGCAAACGCTTTAATTCTGACTCCGCAGTATTTGGAAAAAGTAGAAGCATTAGCCAATGTTTTCAGACCTTACGGAATAAAAGTCTATCTAACGGCAAGATTTTCGGCGCCAATTGAAATCGGAAATCTAAAAACAGCCGATCCAAAAGATCCTGAAGTGATTAATTGGTGGAAAAATAAGTCGGCTGAAATCTATAAACGAATTCCAGATTTTGGCGGATTTTTGGTAAAAGCTAATTCAGAAGGTCAGCCAGGTCCTCAAAATTATGGACGAGATCATGTTGACGGAGCCAATATGCTGGCCGATGCCGTTGCACCTTTTGGCGGCGTAATTATGTGGAGAGCCTTTGTGTATTCTGAACATGATGCCAATGATCGCGCCAAACAAGCTTACGCAGAATTTCAGCCGTATGACGGAAAATTCAAAGATAATGTAATCGTTCAGGTAAAAAACGGAGCGATTGATTTTCAGCCAAGAGAGCCGTTTCATCCGTTATTTGGTGCGATGCCAAAAACGCCTTTAATGATGGAATTTCAAATCACACAGGAATATTTAGGTTTTAGTACGCACTTGGTTTTTCTGCCTAAATTATTTCAGGAAGTTTTGGAATCTGATACCTACCAAAAAGGAAAAGGTTCAACTGTAGCCAAGGTTATTGATGGCACTTTATATCCAAATAAACTAACGGGAATTGCCGGTGTTGCTAATATCGGAAACGATTTAAATTGGACAGGACATCCTTTTGCGCAAGCCAATTGGTACGGTTTCGGAAGATTGGCATGGAATCCGTATTTAGATTCTGAAGATATCGCTGAGGAGTGGTTAAGAAGTACATTTTCTAATGATGAAAATTTTATTAAACCAGTAAAAAATATTATGATTGAATCGCGCGAAGCCGTTGTCAATTATATGACTCCGTTGGGTTTGCATCATATTATGGATACGGGACATCATTACGGGCCAGGACCTTGGGTTTCCAATTTATCAAGACCAGAATGGAATCCAACTTATTATCATAAAGCAGACAAAAATGGAATTGGTTTTGACAGATCGAAATCGGGTACAAATGCCGTTTCACAATATGCTCCAGAAGTTGCCAGACTTTTTGATAATTTAGAAACCTGTCCAGAAAAAGATCTTTTATGGTTTCATCATCTTTCATGGGATTATAAATTGAAAAACGGACAAACGCTTTGGAATGGTTTAGCGCTAAAATATCAGGAAGGTGTAAATCAGGTTAGAGAAATGCAGAATGTTTGGGACAAAACTGAAAAATATATAGACAGTGAACGCTTTAGTGAAGTGAAAATGTTGTTAGAAATTCAGCATAAAGAAGCAAAGTGGTGGCGCGATGCCTGTTTGCTGTATTTTCAGCAGTTTTCAGGAAAAGAGCTTCCTGCTGGAGTAGAAAAACCGACACAGACATTAGGGTATTTTAAATCATTAAAATTTCCTTTTGCACCGGGAAATGGATAA
- a CDS encoding LacI family DNA-binding transcriptional regulator, with translation MEENKYVTIYDIAERLNLATSTISRALKDHHTISDKTIKKVKKTAEEMGFVPNTLAAGLRGNKTRTIGVLIPTVTQPFLSSLISGIEIAAQKSDYTVIIMQSHDSYEEEVNMAKSLYSNRVSGVICSLAMETSDTAHFHQFSNNNIPLVFVDRVPKGYNTFRVVIDNYTAGYKATKHLIEQGCIRIAYFSAGSELGNLYNERKRGYIEALKDHNIEVEEELIINLNSVTYEDGVKGSNALFDLKPIPDGLFAPGDILAVSAVQTAKKRGIRVPEEFKVIGFNNDPISQIIDPNISTITHPAEKMGKAAAEIIIKNLKSSKNDDAKEITFLNTEVLARESTQK, from the coding sequence ATGGAAGAAAATAAATATGTAACGATTTATGATATTGCTGAGAGGCTTAATCTGGCAACATCTACTATTTCACGAGCTTTAAAAGATCATCACACGATAAGTGATAAGACGATTAAAAAAGTGAAAAAAACCGCTGAAGAAATGGGTTTTGTCCCGAATACTTTAGCGGCAGGCTTGCGTGGAAACAAAACCAGAACCATTGGCGTTTTGATTCCTACTGTTACACAGCCCTTTTTATCTTCTCTGATTAGCGGAATCGAAATCGCGGCTCAAAAATCGGATTACACCGTAATTATTATGCAGTCGCACGACTCATATGAAGAAGAAGTAAATATGGCCAAATCTTTATATAGCAATCGCGTAAGCGGCGTCATTTGTTCTCTGGCAATGGAAACAAGCGATACAGCTCATTTCCATCAGTTTTCAAATAATAATATTCCGTTGGTTTTTGTGGATAGAGTTCCAAAAGGATATAATACTTTTAGAGTTGTAATTGACAATTATACAGCAGGTTACAAAGCAACTAAACATCTTATTGAACAAGGTTGTATCCGTATTGCCTATTTTTCAGCTGGTTCAGAATTAGGAAACTTGTATAACGAAAGGAAAAGAGGTTATATTGAAGCCTTAAAAGATCATAATATCGAAGTGGAAGAAGAATTAATTATCAACTTAAATTCGGTTACATATGAAGACGGGGTAAAGGGCAGCAACGCTTTATTTGATTTAAAGCCAATTCCGGATGGATTGTTTGCACCAGGAGATATTTTGGCTGTAAGCGCAGTTCAAACTGCAAAAAAACGCGGAATCAGAGTCCCCGAAGAGTTTAAGGTAATTGGTTTTAATAATGATCCAATTTCGCAGATTATTGATCCAAATATATCGACTATTACGCATCCAGCAGAAAAAATGGGAAAAGCAGCAGCTGAAATTATCATTAAGAATTTGAAATCGTCTAAAAATGACGATGCGAAAGAAATCACTTTTTTAAATACAGAAGTACTCGCAAGAGAATCTACCCAGAAATAA
- a CDS encoding glycoside hydrolase family 3 C-terminal domain-containing protein, with translation MKTKKIKYQILILISLWCTAQNKDSKFPFQNTDLTFEERVENLVEQLTLEEKVAQMLNAAPAIPRLGIPAYDWWNETLHGVARTPFKTTVFPQAIAMAATFDKNSLFKMADYSALEGRAIYNKAVELNRTNERYLGLTYWTPNINIFRDPRWGRGQETYGEDPYLTAILGDAFVKGLQGDDPKYLKAAACAKHYAVHSGPESLRHTFDVDVTPYELWDTYLPAFKKLITSSKVAGVMCAYNAFRTQPCCASDILMNDILRNEWKFTGYVTSDCWAIDDFFKNHKTHSDAASASADAVLHGTDIDCGTDAYKSLVQAVKNGQITEKQIDASVKRLFLIRFRLGMFDPVSMVKYAQTPNSVLESDEHKDHALKMARQSIVLLKNERNTLPLSKKLKKIVVLGPNADNSISILGNYNGTPSKLTTVLQGIKEKVSPETEVVYEKAITFTNDTLLVYKDLKSCYSYEGKQGFKAEYFSNNALSGEPETTTTESEINNFWQEGEMITQNIKANHFSVRYTTNFKADEDGSITFEVAADDGYRFIVDGKEVIDAWKKNRWGAKTYKLQTKKDSVYKLVLEYWQGEGKAEVALQTGNFIKTDFTNLIERHKNADAFIYVGGISPQLEGEEMPVDAPGFNGGDRTSILLPEVQTKLLKALQSSGKPVVFLMMTGSAIAVPWEAENIPAILNIWYGGQSAGTASSDVIFGDYNPAGRLPVTFYKDDSDLSSFVDYKMDNKTYRYFKGTPLYGFGYGLSYTEFKYSGVKAPAKIKKGQPANISVKVTNTGKMEGEEVAQLYLITPNASIKSPLKSLKGFERFNLKPGQSTVVNFTLSPEDLSYVTENGTLKPYESKIQIAVGGSQPNEKNQTKSNSIIQTLEIEQ, from the coding sequence ATGAAAACAAAAAAAATAAAATATCAGATCCTGATATTAATCTCTCTTTGGTGCACTGCACAGAATAAAGATTCCAAATTTCCTTTTCAAAATACTGATCTCACTTTTGAAGAACGAGTAGAAAACTTAGTGGAGCAATTAACATTAGAAGAAAAAGTAGCACAAATGCTAAATGCGGCGCCTGCTATACCGCGACTGGGAATTCCTGCTTATGACTGGTGGAACGAAACGCTTCATGGGGTCGCTAGAACTCCTTTTAAAACAACCGTTTTCCCGCAGGCGATTGCAATGGCTGCTACTTTTGATAAAAATTCACTTTTCAAAATGGCTGATTACTCAGCTCTAGAAGGCAGGGCCATTTACAATAAAGCTGTTGAACTTAATCGAACCAACGAACGTTATTTAGGACTTACTTACTGGACCCCAAATATTAATATTTTTAGAGATCCTAGATGGGGACGCGGACAAGAAACTTATGGAGAAGATCCTTATCTGACAGCTATTTTAGGCGATGCATTTGTCAAAGGTCTTCAAGGAGATGATCCTAAATATCTTAAAGCTGCAGCCTGTGCAAAACATTATGCTGTACACAGCGGGCCAGAATCTCTACGCCACACTTTTGATGTGGATGTAACTCCATATGAACTTTGGGACACGTATCTGCCTGCTTTTAAAAAATTAATCACCAGCTCTAAAGTCGCAGGAGTTATGTGTGCTTACAATGCCTTTAGAACCCAGCCTTGTTGCGCCAGTGATATCCTAATGAATGACATTCTAAGAAATGAATGGAAATTTACTGGTTATGTCACATCTGACTGCTGGGCTATTGATGATTTTTTCAAAAATCATAAAACACATTCTGATGCTGCATCTGCTTCAGCCGACGCAGTACTTCATGGAACAGATATTGACTGCGGAACTGATGCTTATAAATCGCTTGTTCAAGCTGTTAAAAACGGGCAAATTACTGAAAAACAGATTGATGCTTCTGTAAAACGTCTTTTTTTGATCCGTTTTAGACTGGGTATGTTTGATCCTGTTTCAATGGTTAAATATGCACAGACTCCAAATTCAGTTCTAGAATCAGATGAGCATAAGGATCATGCTCTTAAAATGGCCAGACAATCTATAGTACTTCTTAAAAACGAAAGAAATACGCTTCCATTAAGCAAAAAACTGAAAAAAATTGTTGTTTTAGGTCCAAATGCAGATAATTCAATCTCAATACTTGGAAATTACAATGGAACTCCATCAAAACTAACAACAGTATTACAAGGCATTAAAGAGAAAGTTAGCCCTGAAACTGAAGTGGTTTACGAAAAAGCCATCACCTTTACAAATGATACATTACTGGTTTACAAAGATCTAAAGAGCTGTTATTCTTATGAAGGAAAACAAGGCTTTAAAGCTGAATATTTTAGTAACAATGCACTATCTGGCGAACCTGAAACTACAACAACTGAATCTGAAATAAATAATTTCTGGCAGGAAGGAGAAATGATTACCCAAAACATCAAAGCAAATCATTTTTCGGTACGCTATACTACCAATTTTAAAGCAGATGAAGATGGTTCTATTACTTTTGAAGTAGCCGCAGATGACGGTTATAGGTTTATTGTTGACGGTAAAGAAGTTATAGATGCCTGGAAAAAAAACAGATGGGGAGCAAAAACCTACAAACTGCAAACCAAAAAAGATTCAGTTTATAAATTAGTGTTGGAATATTGGCAAGGTGAAGGAAAAGCTGAAGTGGCTCTGCAAACAGGGAATTTTATAAAAACAGATTTTACGAATTTAATTGAGCGTCATAAAAATGCAGATGCCTTTATTTATGTAGGAGGCATTTCTCCTCAGCTTGAAGGAGAAGAAATGCCTGTTGATGCGCCTGGATTTAATGGTGGAGACCGTACTTCCATCCTACTTCCAGAAGTACAGACAAAACTTCTAAAAGCGCTTCAATCTTCTGGAAAACCAGTGGTTTTTCTAATGATGACCGGCAGCGCAATAGCTGTGCCATGGGAAGCAGAAAACATTCCAGCTATCCTAAACATATGGTATGGCGGACAATCTGCTGGAACGGCCTCTTCCGATGTCATTTTTGGCGATTACAATCCTGCAGGAAGACTTCCAGTTACCTTTTACAAAGACGATTCTGATTTATCTTCTTTTGTTGATTATAAAATGGACAATAAAACATATCGTTACTTTAAAGGCACTCCTCTGTACGGATTTGGGTATGGTTTAAGCTATACTGAATTTAAATACAGCGGAGTAAAAGCTCCTGCAAAAATAAAAAAGGGTCAGCCAGCCAATATTTCTGTTAAAGTAACTAATACAGGAAAAATGGAAGGAGAAGAAGTGGCGCAATTATACTTAATTACCCCCAATGCATCCATAAAATCTCCTTTAAAAAGCCTCAAAGGATTTGAAAGGTTCAATTTAAAGCCTGGTCAGAGTACTGTGGTCAATTTTACTCTATCTCCAGAAGACCTTTCTTATGTAACCGAGAACGGAACCTTAAAACCATATGAAAGCAAAATTCAAATTGCAGTTGGAGGTTCACAGCCTAATGAAAAAAATCAAACAAAAAGCAATAGTATAATTCAAACTTTAGAAATAGAACAATAA